TCTTCATCGAAAGTGAAGCCGTACTGGAAGCCCGAGCAGCCACCGCCCGTTACGAAAACCCGCAGCTTCAGGCGATCGTTGCCCTCTTCCTCGACCAGGGTTTTCACCTTGTGCGCGGCACCGGGGGTGAATTCCAGGGCCACTGGAGTGAAGGATTCCACACTCATGTCAGATATCTCCCGGCGTTAAGCCGTCGTGATGCGTAATGACGGGCATTATCCGCTTGTCCGAGAAAACAGGTCAACTATTGCGACGAGATCGGCCGGGCAAGACGTGCTCGGCCGTACAGCATCAAGGCATCATGCCAGCGTGGGACAGCCCCATGCGCTCATCCAGGCCGAACATGATGTTGAGGTTCTGCACCGCCTGGCCCGAAGCCCCCTTGACCAGGTTGTCGATCACCGACAGCACCACGACCAGGTCGCCGCCCTGCGGACGGTGTACCGCGATGCGGCAGACGTTGGCACCACGCACGCTGCGGGTTTCCGGATGGCTGCCGGCCGGCATGACATCGACGAACGGCTCGTCGGCATAACGCTTCTCGAACAGCGCCTGCAGGTCTACGGCCTTGTCCGCCACGGTCGCATAAAGGGTGGCGTGGATGCCGCGGATCATCGGTGTCAGGTGCGGTACGAAGGTCAGGCCGATGTCACCACCGGCGGCGCGACGCAGGCCCTGGCTGATCTCCGGCAGGTGACGGTGGCCCTTGACCCCATAAGCCTTGAAGCTTTCGTTGGCCTCGGAATACAGCGAGCCGACGCTCAGACCGCGCCCGGCACCGCTGACCCCGGACTTGCAGTCGGCGATCAGGCGGCTGTTGTCGGCCAGGCCGGCCTCCAGCAGCGGCAGGAAACCCAGCTGCGTGGCGGTAGGGTAGCAACCCGGCACGGCGATCAGGCGTGCGCCCTTGATCTGCTCACGGTTGACCTCGGGCAGACCATAGACGGCATCCTTGAGCAGGTCCGGTGCGCCATGCGGCTGGCCGTACCACTTGGACCACTCCACCGGGTCTTGCAGACGGAAGTCCGCCGAGAGGTCGATGACCCGGGTGCCGGCCGCCAGCAGTTCGCCGGCCAGGGCATGGGCGACGCCATGCGGGGTGGCGAAGAACACCACGTCACAGGCCCCCAGGGTCTTCACGTCTGGCACGCTGAAGGCCAGGCCATCGTAGTGGCCACGCAGGTTCGGGTACATGTCGGCCACTGCCATGCCGGCTTCGGATCGCGAGGTGATGACCTCCACCTGTGCCTGTGGATGCTGTGCCAACAGACGCAGCAGCTCGACTCCGGTGTAACCCGTGCCGCCGACGATACCGACCTTGACCATGACCTGCCCTCAACAAAACGACTGGAAAGCCGGTGATGATAGGGGCCTGACGCCTGCGCGACAACCGACAGCGTGACGTACGGGCCATCGTCGCCCTACTATTCGGCCACCGTGAACCTGGAGGACCCTCCTGATGCTCTACCTATGGATCAAAGCGCTGCACATCGTCGCCATCGTCTGCTGGTTCGCTGGCCTGTTCTACCTGCCTCGTCTGTTCGTCTACCACGCCATGAGCGAAGACACCCCCAGCCGCGAACGCTTCAGCATCATGGAGCGCAAGCTCTACCGTGGCATCATGGGCCCTTCGATGATCGCCACTTTGTTGCTCGGTGCCTGGCTGGTGTGGCTGAACCCCGGCTGGCTCAGTCAGGGCTGGCTGCACGCCAAGCTGACCCTGGTGGTCCTGCTGGTCGGCTACCACCATATGTGCGGCGCGCAGATCAAACGCTTCGCGCGTGGCGAGCCAGGCCGCAGCCACGTGTTCTATCGCTGGTTCAATGAAATTCCCGTACTCATCCTGCTGGCCGTGGTGATTCTCGTGGTGGTCAAACCCTTTTGATTACCTGGCCCTCGCGGCTGGTGATGAACCGCCAGACCGCCGGGCTGCCCAAGCATCGACACCCTCTCTTTGGGACAAGGAAGCCTTGCATGACCGAAACCCATTTCAGAATCGTTTTCGAAGGCCAGCTGTTCGGCGACGTGGCGCCCGAGACGGCCAGGGCCAACCTTGCACAACTGTTCAAGAGCGAACTGGAGGCCGTCGAGCCCCTGTTCAACGGCCAGCCTCACGTGCTCAAGCGCGGCCTGGATCAACCCCAGGCCCAACGCTACCTTCAGGCCTTGCAGGAGGCCGGCGTGCAGGCGCACATCGAGCCGGAAGTGAGCCTGAACCTGGACAAGGTCGAGCCTCTTGCGCCTACGCCGCCTGCGCACCCCGCACCGCCCGCCGAGCCCTTTTCGCCCTACGCCCCGCCCAAGGCCGAGGTGGAGGTAGAAAGCCCGCAAGGCTATGGACAACTGAAGGTCTTCAGCCTGAGCGGGCGCATCGGCCGCCTGCGCTACCTGGCTTGGTCACTGGCGCTGATCAGCATCTTGCTGGGTGCGATGATCGTGGGCAGCGTATTCATGCCGCTTTCAGAAGGCCTCGCCAGCATGGGCATGATCGCCATTTCCCTGGTGGTGGTCGCCGCAACGCTGCCCATCGGCGTACAGCGGCTGCATGACATGGGCTGGTCGGGCTGGCTGTTACTGCTCAATCTAGTGCCGTTCGTCGGCAGCCTGTTCCCCTTGGTGATGATGTTCATGCCGGGCACCCGCGGCCCTAACCGCTACGGCCCGCCGCCGCCCCCCAACAGCCGGGCCGTGAAGATCCTCGCCGGTGTCTGGCTGGTCCTGGTGGTGATCATGACCCTGCTGGTCATCATCGGCGGCCTGGTGTCGGAGTAAACCAGGCCAAAGGCGTGACTCGCTGCGCGCTTTGGCAGTCGATATGCCGCAACGATGCAATTGCCACACGATGGAGACCCGCATGACCCGTTACGCCCTGATTACCGGCGCCTCCAGTGGCATAGGCCTGGCCATGGCCGAAGCCCTGGCACGCCGCGGGCACAACCTGATCCTGGTGGCCCGTCAGCGCGACCTGCTGGAGAGCATCGCCCTGGAGCTGACCCAGCGCTTCGGGGTCGAAGTGCTGTTGCGGGCCTGCGACCTGGGCGAGCCGCTACGCCTGTCGGGCTTCCTGCTGGAGCTGGAAGACAGCCCGCACCAGATCGACCTGCTGGTCAACAGCGCCGGCATCGGCACCTGCGGTCCGTTCCTGGGTCAGGAATGGGCTGCCGAACAGGACCTCATCGACCTCAACATCCTCGCCCTGTCGCGCCTGTGCCACACGGTGGGCAACCTGATGGCCCTGCATGGCGGCGGGCAGATTCTCAACATCGCCTCCATGGCTGCCTTCCAGCCCGGCCCGTGGATGAGCACTTATGCCGCCAGCAAGGCCTACGTGCTGCACTTCTCCGAGGCGCTGCGCGAAGAAGGCCGCAAGAACGGCGTGAAAGTCTCGGTGCTCTGCCCGCCCCCGACCCGTACGGCGTTCTGGCGCACGGCCCAGGTACGCGCCGACGAAGCAGCGCTGATGAGCCCGGAAGAACTGGCGCTGTATACCGTCAGGGCGCTCGAGCGCGATCAGGCGGTCATCGTACCGGGCTGGGGCAACCGCCTGCGGACACTGGCGCCACGGCTGGTTTCTCGCTGGCTGGTACGACGCATCAGCGGCCTGCTCAACCGCAAGCGCTGCCTGAATTACTGACGAAGCGCCGCTTGCTCAGTACACTGCGGACAGACCCATCCACCCTAAAAGGAGCCCATGGCAGTGGATACCATCTTCACCAAGATCATCAACCGGGAAATCCCGGCAAACATCATCTACGAGGACGATCAGGTCCTGGCCTTCCACGACATCGCCCCGCAAGCGCCGGTGCATTTCCTGGTCATTCCGAAAAAGCCCATCCGCACCCTCAACGACCTGACCGAAGAAGACAAGGGTCTGGCTGGCCACATCCTGTTCACCGCCCAGCGTCTGGCCCGCGAGCTGGGCTGCGAAGAAGGCTTCCGGGTGGTGATGAATTGCAATGAACTGGGTGGCCAGACCGTGTATCACATCCACATGCATGTGCTCGGTCAGCGCCAGATGAACTGGCCACCGGGCTGAGTCCCGACCAGCGGTCGCAGCCTGCCGCGAATCGGCAATATCGTGGCAGGATGATCCGCCTCAAGCCTCAGGCCAGGGATTGCAGTAGACTGGGGCCAATGGATATCACCGGAGGTGCCCATGGCAACCGAACGTCATTACTCCGTCCTGGACAAGCTTTTGTTGCAGGCCGATAGCGCGATGCGCACTTTGCTGCCTTCGAGCGGCCAGTCTCCCCGCCCGTCGCCGGCCATTCCACTGCCCGAACACAAGATGAGCGAGGACGAGACCCGGCATATTGCCGGCCTCATGCGCATCAACCACACCGGCGAAGTCTGCGCCCAGGCGTTGTACCAGGGCCAGGCCCTGACCGCCAAGCTGCCACAGGTGCGCAAGGCCATGGAGCATGCCGCCGAGGAAGAAATCGACCACCTGGTATGGTGCGAACAGCGCATTCACCAGTTGGGCAGCCACACCAGCGTGCTCAACCCGCTGTTCTACAGCCTGTCGTTCGGCATCGGCGCCGCCGCCGGGCTGATCAGCGACCGCATGAGCCTGGGCTTCGTGGCAGCCACCGAAGATCAGGTCTGCAAGCACCTCGACGAGCACCTGACCCAACTGCCGGCCGAAGACGCCAAGTCCCGCGCCATCCTCGAACAGATGCGCACCGATGAAGCCCAGCATGCCGAAACCGCACTGGATGCCGGCGGCTTCCGCTTTCCGGCACCGGTCAAGTTCGGCATGAGCATACTGGCCAAGGTCATGACCAAGAGCACCTATCGGATCTGACCGCACACATGAAAAAGGCGCCCGCAAGGCGCCTTTTTCATTTAGGACAGGGCAGTCAGCCCAGCTCGACGATCTCGTAGTCGTGGGTGATCTTCACCCCGGCGTTGCCGAGCATGATCGAGGCCGAGCAGTACTTCTCTGCCGACAGCTCGATGGCACGTTTGACCTGCGCCTCCTTAAGGCCGCGGCCCTTGACCACGAAATGCAGGTGAATGCGGGTAAACACCTTCGGGTCTTCGCTGGCGCGTTCGGCGTCGAGGAAGGCCTCGCAGCTTTCCACCGGCTGGCGCGCTTTCTTGAGAATGCTCACCACATCGAAGTTGCTGCAACCGCCCAGACCGATGAGCACCATTTCCATCGGCCGCACACCCAGGTTACGACCACCGCTCTCCGGCGGGCCATCCATGACCACCACGTGACCACTGCCAGACTCGCCGAGGAACATGGCTTCGCCAGCCCATTGGATGCGTGCTTTCATCGCCAGACTCCACTGCTGAAAAAAAGGCCGCCAGATTAGGGGGTGTTGCGCATCCAGCGCAAGGTGCGCGTACAGGGCGGCACGCCAGATGGATAAGCCATGACTTGCGCAGTACTTGTGTAGGAAACTTCGCAAACAATGCCAAAGTTAAAGCAAAGTGCTGGGGATAAAAGCGCTTTGGCCGATACGCATAACAAGCAATCAGGCGCAGAACTACCTCGGGACATACGCATGGCAGCCCTACCCGTCACTTCGAAGATAAAGAGCATCGATAAACTGTTGGTTCACGCGCAACGCCGTCGCTGCGCCGCCAGAAGCAATATCATCTGTGCTGGCGAGCCGGCGGATTCGCTGTTTCTGATCCTCAAGGGCTCGGTAACGATCCAGATCGACGACAGCGAAGGCCGCGAAATGATCGTCGCCTACCTCAACAGCGGCGACTTCTTTGGCGAACTGGGCCTGTTCCAGCCGCCCGGCCTGGCCACCGTGCGCAGCGCCTGGGTGCGCGCCAAGACCGAATGCGAAGTCGCGGAAATCAGCTACGCCAAATTCCGTGAACTGGTGCTGCAGGAGCCGGAAATCCTCTATGCCCTTGGCGGGCAGATGGCCGACCGACTGCGCAACACCACTCGCAAGGTCGGCGACCTGGCGTTTCTCGACGTCACCGGCCGGGTAGCGCGCACGCTGTTGGACCTGTGCAAGCAGCCCGACGCCATGACCCACCCCGACGGCATGCAGATCAAGATCACTCGCCAGGAAATCGGCCGCATCGTCGGCTGCTCACGGGAAATGGTCGGTCGCGTACTCAAGTCGCTGGAAGAACAAAGCCTGGTCCACGTGCGTGGCAAGACCATGGTGGTCTACGGCACCCGCTGAGCAGCGCTCTACAACGCCGCCAGCAGGTGTCGATAGCGCTCGGCCAGGCGGTCGAGCAGCGCATCCCCGGCGAAGACCTCATGCAAGGCAATGTGGCTGGCCGACCTTACACGTGCCGGCAGCCCGCACCCCAGGTAGAAGCGGTTCACCGCGGCCACCATCTCGTCACGCTGGTTGTCCAGCAGCAAGGCGCCATGCACCAGCACCACCGGGCGCGCCCCGCCTCGGGCCTGGCGCCAGCGCTGGGCGGTACCGACCAGCTTGCGACCGTCGAGGTTGACGTTGTAGCGCCCGTCACAGAATGCGCCGTCCACCTCGCCCAACGATGCTCGCTCACCGAGTACATCGAGCAGTGGCTGGCACAGGCGCAGGTAGGCGGTCTCGATCCGCTCGCGGTCCAGGTCGTCAGAGGGCTGGGCGTAGACCAGGGCAATGTTCACCGTCGCCGGCGACTGCGGCACCGGCTCACCACCGGTTTCACGCAGCAGCACCGGCCAGCCGCTGTCGGCCAGTGGCTCGCAGGCGGCCTCGAAACCCGGCAGGCGACTCATGCGCCTCGGCATCACCAAGGCCTGGTCGAGGGGCCGCCAGAACAGCAACCCGTGTTCGGCCTCGCCGGCACACACCGATGCCAGCAGGTCCTGCTCGAACTGCAGGCCCTGCTCCACGGTCGTGTCGAGCACCTGAGCGCTCATGCCCGGCTCAGTCGATGGCCGGGCCGACAGCGCTCACTGCCGGAGCACGCTCGGGGAAGAACAAGCGCTGCAGCTCGATACCCGGCTGCGCTGCCCGCATGAAGGCCTCGCCGACCAGGAACGAGTAAACGTCGTTGATTTCCATCAGCTCGACGTCGGCACGGTTGAGAATGCCGCTCTCGGTAATCACCAGGCGGTCACGCGGAATGCGCGGCAGCAGGTCGAGGGTGGTTTCCAGGCTGACGTCGAAGGTGTGCAGGTTGCGGTTGTTGACCCCCACCAGCGGCGTGTCGAGGGTCTTCAGGGCACGCTCCAGCTCATCGCCGTCATGCACCTCGACCAGCACGTCCAGGCCCACGCCCTTGGCGGTGGCGGCCAGTTCGGCCATGCGCGCGTCGTCCAGCGCAGCGACGATCAGCAGAATGCAGTCGGCACCCAGCGCCCGCGCTTCGACCACCTGGTAGGGGTCGATCATGAAGTCCTTGCGGATCACAGGCAGTTGGCAGGCGGCGCGCGCCTGCTGCAGGTAGGCATCGGCACCCTGGAAGAAGTCGATATCGGTCAGCACCGACAGGCAGGTCGCCCCGCCCTGCTCGTAGCTGCGGGCAATGTCTGCAGGATGGAAGTCTTCGCGGATCACGCCCTTGCTTGGCGAAGCCTTCTTGATCTCGGCAATCACCGCCGGCTGCTTGCGCTTGACCTGCTCGATCAGTGCATTGGCGAAGCCGCGCGGCGCGTCGGCCTGCGCGGCCTGGCGTTCGAGGTCGGCCAGGCTCACCTGGGCACGCCGGGCGGCGACCTCCTCGGCCTTGCGGGCGAGGATTTTTTCCAGAACCGTTGGCACGCTCATCCTTCGTTCTCCTGCTTGAATACGGCGGTAAAGGCGCCCAGCTCTTCGAGTTTCTCGCGGGCCAGACCAGTATGCAGCGCATCATGGGCCAGCTCCACGCCTTCCTTGAGGCTGGTGGCATGGTCGGCGGCATACAACGCAGCACCGGCGTTGAGCACGATCATCTCGGCGGCCTTCTGCCCGCTTTCGGTTTTGCGCCGGCCCAATGCATCACGAATCAGCGCCAGCGATGCCTCTGGGCTGTCGACCACCAGGCCGTACAGGCTCTGGCTCTTCATGCCCAGGTCTTCAGGCTGTACCCAATACTCGCTGATCTCACCCTTGTTCAGCTCGGCCACATAGGTCGGCGCAGCGAGGCTGAATTCGTCGAGGCCGTCCTGGGAATGCACCACCAGCACATGCTGGCTGCCCAGACGTTGCAAGACTTCGGCCAGCGGTCGGCACAGCGCCTGGTTGAACACGCCGACCACCTGATGACGCACGCCAGCCGGGTTGGTCAGCGGGCCAAGCATGTTGAACAAGGTACGCAGCCCCATGTCGCGGCGTGGGCCGGCGGCGTGCTTCATCGCCCCATGATGGGCCTGGGCGAACATGAAGCCGATGCCCACGCTGTCGATGCAGCGCGCCACCTGCACAGGGGTCAGGTTCAGGTACACGCCGGCGGCTTCCAGCAGGTCGGCGCTGCCGCTCTTGCCGGACACCGCACGGTTACCGTGCTTGGCCACGGTGCAGCCGGCGGCGGAAATCACCAGCGCCGCTGCCGTCGACACGTTGAAGATGTTCGCGCCATCGCCACCGGTGCCGACGATGTCCACCACCCGCTCCAGCGACTGCAGCTCGACCTTGCCGGCCAGCTCGCGCATCACCGAGACCGCGCCGACGATCTCGTCGATGCTCTCGCTCTTCATGCGCATGCCCATCATGAAGGCGCCGATCTGCGCGTCGGTGCATTGGCCAGTCATGATGTCACGCATCACCTGGCTCATTTCCTCGGTGCTCAGGTCCAGGTGATTGACCACTCGGTCCAGGGCGAGCTTGATATTCATTGGGGTGCTCATGGGAAATCCTTATGCCTGACGCGTGCCGCCGGTCTGTTTGAGGAAGTTGGCGAACAGTTCGTGGCCTTGTTCGGTCAGGATCGACTCGGGGTGGAACTGCACCCCCTCGATATTCAGGGTCTTGTGGCGCAGGCCCATGATCTCGTCGACCGCGCCATCTTCATGGGCGGTCCAGGCGGTCACTTCCAGGCACTCGGGCAAGGTGTCGAGCTTGACCACCAGCGAGTGGTAACGGGTCACCACCAGCGGCTGGTTGAGGCCAGCGAACACGCCCTTGCTCTCATGCACCACCGGGCTGGTCTTGCCATGCATCACCTGGCGGGCACGCACCACATCGCCGCCAAAGGCCTGGCCGATCGACTGGTGTCCCAGGCACACGCCGAGGATCGGCAGCTTGCCGCCGAAATGGCGGATTACCTCCAGCGAGACGCCGGCTTCATTGGGGGTGCAGGGGCCTGGAGAAACGACGATGCGCTCGGGATTAAGGGCCTCGATCTCGGCAATGCTCAGCTCGTCGTTGCGGATCACCTTCACGTCGGCGCCCAGTTCGCCCAGGTACTGCACGACGTTATAGGTAAAGGAGTCATAGTTATCGATCATCAGCAACATGGGCACACCTCTTGAAATCGCTGACTGTTGAAACGGCCTCACGCCGGGATGTCGCTCACAGGCTTGCACGACCGGTCCGTTCGGGTAACCGAGTCGAAGTGGCAGACATTCACGGGGGGCATAGCATTACGAGTCCGGCCAGGCCGGAAGAAGAAGCAGTCAGGCGCGCCAACGCCAACGGGCGTGGGCCTTGATAACGCGCATCAAGAGTTTGCTGACAGTCGTCACGGAAGGAGTCTCATCTAAACGTTTCGGGACATTAGCGTACCGAGTCACACGGCGCAATGATTGTACGCAAGAAAACCGCCGGGATATCCCATCAGAAACGCCTGGATAAAGCACACCAGCCTGCCAGCGGCCTTTGCACGACCGCCTGGCGGGTGGCGGGCGCGTCACTGGCGAGCTGGCAGGAGCTTGCTAGGGTCAGTGAAAACAAAAACAAGGGATGTTCGCGATGCACCACTCACTCTTGCCGTTTCGCGCCTGGCGCAAGCCTCTGCTGGCCAGTCTGCTCACCCTGGCCTGCCTGCCGGCTACGGGCCATGCCGCGCCCTACTCCACGATGATCGTGTTTGGCGACAGCCTGGTGGATGCCGGGCAGTTTCCCGATGTCGACGGCCCGCCCGGTGCCACCCTGCGTTTCACCAATCGCGTCGGCCCGACCTATGGCGCGACCGAACCCATCGGGTTCAGCTCCTCCACGCTGCTGGGGCGCATGCTGGAGGTGCCGGCCGGTGACCTGGCGGCTTCGACCTCTCCGGTGAATGCCGCACTCGGCGTGCCCGACGGGCAGAACTGGGCAGTGGGTGGCGACCGTACCGACCAGATCTACGACGCCATCACGTCCGAGTCGCAGGTAGCGGACCCCGATTCCGGCACCGTACTGCGCACCCGCCCTGGCTACCTGCCCAGCAATGGCCTGCGCGCCGACCCGAACGCCCTCTATTACCTGACCGGTGGCGGCAATGACTTCCTGCAACTGCGCGTACTCAGCGCCGGCGATGCCCGCGACGCCGGCGGCCGTCTGGCCGACAGCGTGCAGGTGCTGCAGCAGGCCGGCGCGCGCTACATCATGGTCTGGCTGCTGCCAGACATCGGCCAGACGCCGGCTTTCGAAGACACGCCCCTGCAGTCGACCCTCTCGTCACTCAGCGAAGCCTTCAACGAGCGGCTGGTCGAACGCCTGGAAGGCATCGACGCCCAAGTGATGCCGCTGAACATTCCACTGCTGATCAGCGAGGTCGTCGCCGACCCGGCACGCTTCGGCTTCGCCGCCGACACCAATCTGGTCGGCACCTGCTTCAGCGGCGACAGCTGCCGCGAGAACCCCGTGTACGGCATCAGCAGCGCCACGGCCGATCCGAACCGGCTGTTCTTCAACGACCGCGTGCACCCCACCACCGCCGCCCAGCAACTGCTCGCCGACTACGCCTTCTCGGTGCTGGCCGCGCCCTGGGAACTGACGCTACTGCCGGAGATGGGCCACAACGCCCTGCGCACCCAGCAGGACGAACTGCGCACCCAGTGGCTGGCCGACTACGCAGCCTGGCAACCCGTAGGGCAATGGCGCAGCATCCTCTCGGCCAACGGCCAGCACCTGGATCTGGATGCTCAGGACGGCAGTGCCCAGGCCGATGGCCGGGGCTATAGCCTGACCCTGGGCGGCAGCTATCGCTTCGCCGAGCACTGGCGCACCGGGCTGGTGGGCGGAGCCTATCGCCAGCGCCTGGAGGCCGGTGCGCAGGATTCGCGCTATCGCCTCAACGGCTACATCGCCAGCGCCTTCCTGCAGTACCAGGCCAACCACCTGTGGGGCGACCTGGCCGCCTCGGGCGGTTACCTGGATTACGACCAGGCCAAGCGCACCTTCGCCCTCGGTGCCGGCGAGCGCCAGGAAAAAGGCGACACCCGTGGCGAACTGTGGGCCGTCAGCGCCCGGCTTGGCTACGACCTGGCCGGCAGCCAGCGCACCTGGCATCTGTCGCCTTTCGTGAGTGCCGACTATGCGCGGGTGGACGTGGACGGTTATCGGGAGAACGGTGCAGACTCGACAGCCCTGAGCTTCGCCGACCAGCAGCGCACCTCGAAACGCGCCGGGGTCGGCGTGCAGGGCAAATGGCAGTTCACTGCGGCCACGCAGCTATGGGGAGAATTTGCCCATGAGCGCGAATTCGAGACCGATGCGCAGCAGGTGCGCATGGCCTTCAACAGTTTGCCGTCGGTCGATTTCGAACTGCCCGGCTACACCCCGGCGCGCAGCCTGAACCGCGCGACCCTGGGCGTCGCCCACAAACTGACCGAAGACCTCAACCTGCGCGCCGGCTACAACTGGCGCAAGAACGACACCCTGACCCAACAGGGCGTCAGCCTGGGCCTGACGTTGGACTTCTGACTGATGGAAGCGGCTTGACTGCCTGTAGGAACGACTTCAGCCGCGAAGACTACAGGTTAGTCGGCGCGCTCTGGCTTTTGTTGGAGCGAGCTTGCTCGCGAAGAGGCCGGCATGTTCACTGCATCTGCTGTGAAAATGACGCAGCCTTCGCGAGCAAGCTCTAAAGTCCTGGCTGACCAGTACTGCGGTCAAAGCCGCCCCTAGGTTTTGTACGAAAAGTGCCTGCGCTCGGCCATGCTGCGTTAAAAACAGGCTCGGAATGCTCATTTACTCCAGTAAACTCCGCTTCCTCGCCTGTTTTTGCCTTGCCTGACCTTCGCTCGCCGACTTTTCGTACAAAACCTAGCAGGCCTGCGCCTCAATCCTGGGCGGTCTGCTCGGCCAAAGCCACGGCGCGGAACATGGCG
The Pseudomonas sp. DTU_2021_1001937_2_SI_NGA_ILE_001 DNA segment above includes these coding regions:
- the estP gene encoding esterase EstP, yielding MHHSLLPFRAWRKPLLASLLTLACLPATGHAAPYSTMIVFGDSLVDAGQFPDVDGPPGATLRFTNRVGPTYGATEPIGFSSSTLLGRMLEVPAGDLAASTSPVNAALGVPDGQNWAVGGDRTDQIYDAITSESQVADPDSGTVLRTRPGYLPSNGLRADPNALYYLTGGGNDFLQLRVLSAGDARDAGGRLADSVQVLQQAGARYIMVWLLPDIGQTPAFEDTPLQSTLSSLSEAFNERLVERLEGIDAQVMPLNIPLLISEVVADPARFGFAADTNLVGTCFSGDSCRENPVYGISSATADPNRLFFNDRVHPTTAAQQLLADYAFSVLAAPWELTLLPEMGHNALRTQQDELRTQWLADYAAWQPVGQWRSILSANGQHLDLDAQDGSAQADGRGYSLTLGGSYRFAEHWRTGLVGGAYRQRLEAGAQDSRYRLNGYIASAFLQYQANHLWGDLAASGGYLDYDQAKRTFALGAGERQEKGDTRGELWAVSARLGYDLAGSQRTWHLSPFVSADYARVDVDGYRENGADSTALSFADQQRTSKRAGVGVQGKWQFTAATQLWGEFAHEREFETDAQQVRMAFNSLPSVDFELPGYTPARSLNRATLGVAHKLTEDLNLRAGYNWRKNDTLTQQGVSLGLTLDF